Genomic DNA from Euleptes europaea isolate rEulEur1 chromosome 14, rEulEur1.hap1, whole genome shotgun sequence:
agcatagttttaagtctaatgtttgagggatataaggactgaaataaatgttgccaCTGCAGCCTTGGGATCAGAAAATATTTCCATTAGATAAAGATGGGAATCACAGCCCTAAATGGGCAGGCTTTTTTGTCTAGGGGAAATCTGGGAATTTCCAGTAATCGACAGCAGAACCTCCTCACACATCTGGGAACAGGAGACACTGCCTCTTGCTTAGGCCAAAGTCCACACCAAGCAGTTTTCAAACACGTAAGGTTACAGAAGTGCTGTTTAGCAGCTTCAAGCAGCTGGGGCAGTCACGTTTAAATAGGGCACGGTAAGTATGCAGACAACACCCAGttgcctctctcctttccatcaGTCTGGGGTGGCAGAGGAATGCTGAAGTGGTATCCAAAGTCCGTAGCGGACACGTGGGAGTTGAACAAAGTTAATCTAGACAAGCCAAAAACCACTGTTAGGAATGCTGACCCTGGAGTAGGCGCACAGCCGGTTTGCGAAGGGGTCAGACTGCTCCTTAAGACGCTAGGTCCCAGCTCAGATGCTGCACTTCTTGTAGCTGTCCAGGCAGCATTGCTGCCCAAGTACTTTCTAACCAATTTGTGCTAGCTAATTGGCTGTGGCCTTTCTGAGACAAAAATTACCTAGCCTGTTCCTATGCCTTCATGACATTCAATCTAGAAGGGGCTCTTGTAGAGCATCGATGAACGCTTGGAAACAGCCACTAGCCCCGATCATAGGAGGGAAGGAATTATCAGGGGCCAGCTGCTCCAAGCACACTGAAATAACTCTTCGAATGTATGAGCCTGCAGACCCAGTTTAAAGCACCGGCTTTGACCTTTAAAGACCTAATCGGCCTGGACCTAAGctacatgaccttgggctagtcatgctgtctcggccccacctacctcacagggtgcctgttgtggggaagggaaggtgattgtgagtctcccttaagtggtagagaaagttggcatataaaaaccaactcttcctcacaCACTCAAGCTATTACTAGAGGCTGAGTTTTGTGATCCACCATCCATGAGAGTGGGTAAACGAGACAGGGAGTTTTCAGTGATGGCATAGAGCTTGCAGACTTCCCTTCCAAGGGATGCCTCTATCGCCACATCTTTATTGGCCTTGCAAAGTGACATAAAGGCAGCGCTCGTTCTGATTTTGGGACCAACTTTGGTGCTGCTTAGTATTTTAGCttgcttttattttgtttgtagGGCGGTATGATGATTTGTGAGCTTCAGGAGAGCCATAGGGTGGCATGGAGTAGAtactttaaaaaacccaacacagGTACCTTAAATTAGATGGCTCCCATTCTTGCCTTCCTTGCCTTTACAGCTAGGGCACAACCCTAAAAAGAACTTCTTTAAGAACCTGCTTAACGTCCCAAGCTGAGGAAAGATCTCAGGGGAAGGAGGTTATATAGTTTACCTGAGCTCTTCCCAGGGATCCCATTAACTCCATGCAGCTGTAGATACAGGAGACCGTCAGTGGATGAGAGGAAGcagctgacagatagccatctccTGGCCTAGCCCAAGGGGAATGGAGGTTGGCCATGGGAGATGCTTGGATCTGCTTCTTGCCAAGCAGAACAGCTTGAACCAAACTGGGAGAGTCATCCCTTCAGCTGCCAACAGACAAAGGCTTAGCAAGCTTCACTCAGTGAGGATTAATAGGTCTTCCCTAAAAGGCCTTGAAGCAAAGGTATGCTCAAGGTGTAGGCTGAGCAGAAAGAAGTAGGAGGGAAGCTTCCTCCATTGCATGGATTCTGCCCTAGAATACAGCTGACGTCTGACGATCCcatgggttttcaaagcaagagaccttcagaggtggtttgccattgcctgcctccgcgtcacgactctggtattccttggaggtctcccatccaaatacgtgccagggttgaggctgagagtgtgtgactggcccaaggtcaaccagcaagctcccatggcagcagagtggggattcaaacctgcgtttcccagatcctagaaaGAGTACCTACCCCTACTATAATATCCAAAACCAGCCCTCATATAGCTGAAAGTGGAAAAGGCAGCAGGCAGCATGACCCCCAACTGTCCCAAAACTATTTGTGGGAATAAAAGCTCTTATTTAGATTGGCAACTGGGCTCTGCCCTTGATGAATTGCTTAAGGACAGGAACTGCCCTTGAAGTTAAATaaagcaagggggagggagaggaacagGAAGAAATAAGGAAGCTAAGAAGAAGTTCTATGGTCTCTTTATTTATCCTAAATAGCCATGACATCCCCCCCAAAATGTTTTTACTAACTGCAGAGATGGTTCGGAATTGTAAACCAGGCACTTGGCCAAGAGGCTGTCTGGCAGCCTCTTTAGAGGAAGAACAGATAGAGTCCTTCTGGGCCAAACGCTACTGAGTAGGTACACACACGCTCATACACGCAGCTTTCACACACACCATCTCCCAACCTGACTTACACAGCGCAGAGATATATACAGCTGGCTTTATCTGTACAAAGTTTGCCACCACAGTGATATGccgcatatccccccccccatttaacaaTCTCCCAGCTGCCTGCTGCTGGGGTGGGACACATTTAGGAAGGTCTCGAGACCGTTAAAAACAAAAGACGCCGAACACGCTCCAAATCCGCATACATTCAAACGCGAGACACCCCCCCAAACAGGACAGAcatcaaaaacaaataaaaaaaatattgcacttaaatttaaaaaaaagggggggatttagGAAGTTGAGAAATTCTCCCAGACACAACCAGGTGTGTATCTGGCTAGACTAGTTCAATAAATAaccctagagaaaaatgggggaTGGGGAGGCAGCAGAAAAGCAGTTCATCTGTCTGTCGAATCGCACAACCAGGGTTCCTTCTCAATAGAAGATGCTGAAGTGCTGATCTTCCCCAATTTGCGAGCCTTCCTTCATCCACTTTGAATCCCCAAGAGATAAGAATCTTTTGGGAAGGGACGGCAATGCTGCCCGCCTGCCCACAAAAGCCATCTGGTTCCAATCTGGGGTCCCAGTGTTCAAGCCATCTCCAGGGTGTAGGAGGGGAAAGACAGCTTCAGGTTTCACAGTGGTCTGGTGGGATCGAGGACCCTTAGCCCTGTTTGCTAGGACATCGTCGTACCAGAgcagggggggaaagcagttcCAAGGATGGGATGGTGCCCAACTACTCAGCTCTCCGACTCCAGGTCCCTTCCAGAGGGCAAATATGGTTTCCATGTCCAGGCAGTCCCCTACCAAAAGGCAGCCGCCACTCATATGTAAACAGACACCTTCCTGGAGAAGCAGGCCCTGCGCTCCCCTCTACAACACAGGGGTGGGCTTCTTCTGGTTAATGAGGTCCAAGTACAGCTCTGAACGTAGGAAACGGGGGTATGAGTCCTTCTCCATCAGCCCGTAGATGCGTCTCTGGGCAAGGTCGAAACTGCTCCGGGTAATGTTTTGCATGTTTTCTTTGGTGTGCTCCCGAGTATAAGAGTCTAGGTTAACCTGGAAGAACAGATGCCAAAAAGGACAGATCAGTGACTTTACCTAGACAAGAGCAGAAACTGTTATGCCAATTCTAGAACTGCAGCAGAAAGGAGGACAGATGTGGGTGGAACAGCTGAACTAGCAAGAGGAAACACCACATCTCATCTTGTCTGGCTGTACAGACTGTTTTTCCAGAGAGCTGAAGGGGATGCAGCCAAAGCATCCTTGCCGATGTTGCGCGCGCGCGCTCCACTACCATCTCTGTTCGCAGGTCATGCTgtgcatagttaacttgtggaattccctgccccaggatgtggtgatggctgacaacctggaagggagtggacatgttcatggaggatccatggctactagttaaaatgaatacaagtcatgatgcatacctattctctccaggatcagaggagcatgcccattatattaggtgctttggaaaacaggcaggacaatgctgctgcagccatcttgtttgtgggcttcctagaagcagctggttggctgatgtgaacagaccgctggacttgatgggccttggtctgatccagcagggcctttcttatgttcttatgctgcaaATACCTGCCAAACCAGTGGCAGTGGTGGGACAACAGACACAAAAGCCTACACTGCAGGACGCAGGGCCTCAGTCAATGCCACCATCAACTCTCTAGCCTGTCGTTCTGCCCGCCGTTCTGCCCAGCAGTCAGCTAGCCTCCTttcagaactgctgctgctgtgtgctTAAAGAGGTTTAGTAGTTATTCTCTCTTCCAAGGGAGCCCCGGAAATCCGGTTCTCTTGGGGGAAGGAATGAGCGCCATGGATCTCGAACTCAGGACTTTTACAGCGCAGCCCTGAGAACTTGTTGCTGCACAAACAAATATGGGATTTCTGTAGCACCTCTAACACTAAACACGTTTGTTACGGCAAACGCTTCTGAATCTGATAAAGCGGGACCCTCGTCCATGAAAGTTTCCATTGCAATAAACCCGTCAGCCTTTGAGGCACCACAAAACTTCTTTGGGATTGTTTGCCGAATGTTACCATCTCACTATGTTCTACTTCCCGGAATTCTCTGAGGAAAACCATGGCAGGTAAAGTGGCATAAAGCCCAATCTTAGACATGCGCAGAGACCCCTGCTCTCTCCATGACTGAATCTTAATTCACAAGTGAGGCCCACAAAAGGGGTCTTGAGAGGCTGCAGAGCAAACAgcaaaattgggagggggggaggccttcTACATTTGCTCGTGCCAATTTATGTGGCTATACTAAATTAATGTTCAGTCTCTTTCAGACTGAACGTTGATTCCAAGATTCAAACTCAAAGTTTTGCCGAAGTTGAGAACTGTCCTCTTTTCAGCTCCAGACGGAGGGCCTAACTATACGCTGAGTTTCCTCACATCCTCCCTGGGTCCTGCTGATAAAACAGTGTCTGGGAGTTCTGTGTTAGGACCCAATTCCAAGGCGCACGAGGGCCCGATTGGGACTGCAACACACACGGAGAGGGTGCTTCGGCCTTTTCTCCCTGGGCCATTTCCCCCACCTGAAACaggcctggggaggggctgtttgtTCTATGGGTACACATACGGCTCCCAATACAGCAGACAGCAGTTCCCAGGGGTCACTTCACATCAGGAAAATGTCTGGGGGGTGTGTGCATAAGCCCCTTCAAACATCATGGTCCCGATCAAAAttgtgaccccccccctccaaacgtGCCTGGGCATTGAGCTCCGAGCATGGTTTTCACAGTGCACGTCTGACTGATGGGACTCTGGGAGATTGTGAGGATAAGGAAAACATAATGTGCATTTCGGCCTTCAGATGGGCCCCTGGGTTGTCACCACATCCTGCAGCCCCAAGAACATCTGAGCACACCTTATGCTGACCTGGAACTTTCTTGAAGCTCCAAGAGGAACTGCGGATTGGGTGCAGAAGTCCTTGTTAGAACACACTGGCTACAATCATTGCGATATGGCCTGGGATTTGCATTACTTCACATATGCCATggacacagaagaagagttggtttttagatgctgaatttctctaccgcttaaggaagaatcaaaccggcttacaatagccttcccttcccctccccacaacagacgccctgtgaggtaggtggggctgagagagctgtgactagcccaaggtcacccagctggcttcgtgtggaggagcggggattcaaacccggttctccagattagactccagcgctccaaaccaccacaccatgctggctctcaaaggattGGGGGAGTGGGAACAGAAGGCACTCCCTTGTCATTAAATCTAAATTTACTCTGGCTGAGCAAGATACCCGCTTTCTTTcaacctccccccttcccccctgcaTTCCTACACTCACTTCTTTGCAAGACTGGATAGCAATGTATTCCGCAAAGATCTTCTTGGCTTTTGAGGCCATCTTGGACTGGGATTTGATCTTCTTGTAGTCCTCACATGCCAGCCAGAACTCCAGATTCTCCTCGCTAAACTCAGTGCGCAAGAAGGCGCGGAAGGCCGCCAGACCATCTGGAAGGAAGGAGGCACAGCCTTGAAATCCAAAGCAGGCACACATGGAACCCGGGAccttttcccaacagccctgacCAGCCATCCTTTAGGGCACCCTTGAGAAAAAAGTATCCCTCTACTAGATACAGAGTCAACTGCTTCTAACGGGTAACTTCCACATGCAAAGAGAGTATACCTCTGAACTTCATATGCTGGAGACAAGTGAGAGGGGAGAGTGaccacctccctcccccacttaaGAGCTTCCTGGAAACATCTGTCACCGTCAGAACATTTGCCCAGATGGGCCTGCAGTCTGACATCTGCTAACGTTACTTATCTGACAAGGCAGAGTGAGTTCTGGCTCTTAAAAAGACTTTGCCACAACGaagtttgttaatttttaaaatggcgCCAGACTCTTTGCCTTTTTTGAGGGATGTTCAGAACCAAAGGTCCTTACATTTATGTTGAAGCAGCTTTTCCAAGGATTCTCCCCATTTGAGGGCTTCTTCCAGCGTTGGcctatggggtgggggagaaagaagggagaTGGTTTGAAAGAGAGACTGGAATGacgggggaggaagagaagaaaatatCCCTCCCACACCAGGTACTAAAATGCTTTTTCAACAGCCACCCTCCACCCCATGAATTTTTACAAAGAAAGATTCTGAAAAACTACTGGTTCAattcacttgcaaaaaaaaagggaacaTCTGTTATCCTAtgctattccccctccccaaatgtccaATTTTGGAATTCTTCTTTCCCTTAAGTCTGTTAGTTTCCAGACATGCGTTTATTAGTGTGCGCATTTTTGTAAAACCCAGGGTGTAAAAGCtgatattgcaaaaaaaaaaaaaaaaaaaaaaagtcggaAAAAATCTCTTATTAAAAACAAATTTCTCAAGAAAACTACGAAAGCATTCAAAAGTCCTAAAATCATAATGAAGTTCTGAACTGGTCCAATATTTGCTTCACCCTTGCCAGTTCACCCGACTGCCAGAAGCCCTTCACAGCTATGAGCAGCATCCACAAAGAGAGTCAGATTCCTGTAAAACAATGGGGGAAATTTCCAGGCGGACTCTTCAGAAGAGTggacaagcggggggggggggcacggtgGACTGTGGGTTTTGCGCTCCTGCGATCTCAGCCACGGCACTGAGTGTTTGGCACAGAGTTCGGAGGGACAATTTGAAAAGCAAGCGGGGATGAGGAGGGAGAACGTTGCCTATGCAGAGAACAAAGCAAGTGCCCAGCCCAGCTTTGCTTCTTTGGGGCGCACAAAGAACAAAAAGCCTCATTCCGGTGCCGTGAAATGCATTCGACCCGTTCCCTCGGAAAAAGAGAAGCCCAGCATGGCCCCccaggcaaccctagacttaCTTCAGAGACTTTGGGACTTTGTCCAGTTTGCTTGGGGGGTGTCCTCCGGGTGATTCGTTCCGCCGTCGGAAGATCCCCAAACGGTTCTTCATATCTTTGGCCCTGTGAGCACAAGCCAGGGCAGATTAGCGGCAGAGGAAAAAGGCATCGAGGGCTCCCCAAGGGAGCTAACAGGCTAATCAGATTTAactcctgcccccctcctccCGTCGCCCTTGAATAAACGGTGCCAGGTCCAAGCCAGCCTAAAAAGGCATCTTCTAAACCAAGCTGGGCACGCTTAGCAGAAGTTAGCAGTGCCACAAGACGCAAAGCGCGTGAGAGTAAGCAGAGTGCTTCCCACCAGACAGCAGGCACCCAAGACCAACGCTTATGAAAGTCTCGCGGAGGAACTCCGTCGCTAGACAAAGAGTTTTGGGGAGTGGGGAAATGGCACTCTGCGTAGGCTCAGAGGCAAGCGGAGCCAAAAAAGGCATCTTCTAAACCAAGCTGGGCATGCTTAGCAGAAGTCAGCGGTGCCACAAGACGCAAAGCGCCAGAGCGTAAGCAGAGTGCTTCCCACCAGACAACAGGCACCCAGGACCAAGGCATCAGAAGTCTTGCGAAAGACCTTCGTCGCTAATCAAAGAGTtttggtagaaaaaagcaggagtccaggagcaccttaaagactcacaaaaatattttctggcaggggatgagctttcgtgagccacagctcacttcttcagatctgaagaatgAAGaatcatatctgaagaagtgagctgtggctcacgaaaactcacaccctaccagaaaatatttttgttagtctttaaggtgctcctggactcttagcccttttctactcctgcagacagcctaacacggcgacccactgcaaAGAGTTTTGGGGAGCGGGGAAACGGCACTCCGCGTAGGCTCAGAGGCAAGCCGAGCACACCGAACCGCGAGGCGTCCCCGTCCCCCCGGCCCCCTTCCGCCAAAGCGCCTCTGCCCAGCCGGGGAGCCCAGCCCGGGGCGACCTACTCCTTCGTGGTGTGCCGCCGCTGCAGGCTGACGCCGAGCCGGAGCCCCCGGGGCGGCGCCGCCAGCAGGATCTCGGCGTGGAACTCGACGGGCTGCGGCTTGGCCGGGTCGCGGAAGAAGGGCATGGCGGGCTCCGCACCGTCCTCGCCGCCGCGCAGCCCGCCGGCCTCTGCCCGCGCCGCCGCCCGCGCCGCTCCAGCCTGCCCGACCGCCCGCCTCCCCCCCAAAGGCAGCTATTAATAGCCGCGCGTCGGGACGCCACCGGCTGCCAGGCGCGCAACACCGCCCCCTGGCGGCCGAGCTGCGTAGCCACAGCCGCCCGAAGCCCAGCCACAGAGGCACTTTGCATATGCTCAGGGCGGCCCCCCAAAGCGcgctcctctttccctgctgccctcgacttttcctacctagcacgactgtctctttccctgctgccctcgacttttcctaccGAGCACGACtgtctctttccctgctgccctcgacttttcctagctaGCACGACtgtct
This window encodes:
- the RGS3 gene encoding regulator of G-protein signaling 3 isoform X4 yields the protein MKNRLGIFRRRNESPGGHPPSKLDKVPKSLKPTLEEALKWGESLEKLLQHKYGLAAFRAFLRTEFSEENLEFWLACEDYKKIKSQSKMASKAKKIFAEYIAIQSCKEVNLDSYTREHTKENMQNITRSSFDLAQRRIYGLMEKDSYPRFLRSELYLDLINQKKPTPVL
- the RGS3 gene encoding regulator of G-protein signaling 3 isoform X3; its protein translation is MPFFRDPAKPQPVEFHAEILLAAPPRGLRLGVSLQRRHTTKEAKDMKNRLGIFRRRNESPGGHPPSKLDKVPKSLKPTLEEALKWGESLEKLLQHKYGLAAFRAFLRTEFSEENLEFWLACEDYKKIKSQSKMASKAKKIFAEYIAIQSCKEVNLDSYTREHTKENMQNITRSSFDLAQRRIYGLMEKDSYPRFLRSELYLDLINQKKPTPVL